The following coding sequences are from one Arcobacter sp. CECT 8986 window:
- the prfB gene encoding peptide chain release factor 2: protein MDNYEYSELLKLLNKKLENIKSILNPDKLHIRLKEIEEQESNPDFWNNVELATKVGIEKNRILSKLSKFDKANNALNDTNDIYELALEDKDDETLNMLYEEASEIEEIVKKTEIEVMLSGDDDGLNAIISIHPGAGGTESQDWASILYRMYLRWAERNNFKVEILDYQDGEEAGIKDVSFIIKGVNAYGYLKAENGIHRLVRISPFDSNAKRHTSFASVMVSPEIDDNIDIEIEDKDIRIDTYRASGAGGQHVNKTESAIRITHIPTNIVVQCQNDRSQHKNKASALKMLKSRLYEFELAKQKSASDGVEKSEIGWGHQIRSYVLQPYQQVKDTRSNIGYSNVSAILDGDITKIIEDVLIATSK from the coding sequence ATGGATAATTATGAATATAGTGAGCTTTTAAAACTACTTAATAAAAAGCTTGAAAATATTAAATCTATTTTAAATCCTGATAAGTTACACATAAGACTTAAAGAGATTGAAGAGCAAGAATCAAATCCAGATTTTTGGAATAATGTAGAGCTTGCAACAAAAGTAGGAATAGAAAAAAATAGAATTTTAAGTAAATTAAGTAAATTTGACAAAGCAAATAATGCACTTAATGATACAAATGATATATACGAATTAGCTTTAGAAGATAAAGATGATGAAACATTAAATATGCTTTATGAAGAAGCTAGTGAAATTGAAGAGATAGTAAAAAAAACAGAAATTGAAGTGATGTTAAGTGGTGATGATGATGGACTTAATGCAATTATTTCAATTCACCCAGGTGCAGGTGGAACAGAATCACAAGACTGGGCAAGTATTCTTTATAGAATGTATCTAAGATGGGCAGAAAGAAATAACTTTAAAGTAGAAATACTTGACTATCAAGATGGCGAAGAAGCAGGAATAAAAGATGTATCTTTTATAATCAAAGGTGTTAATGCATATGGATATTTAAAAGCAGAAAATGGTATTCATAGACTTGTAAGAATCTCTCCTTTTGATTCAAATGCAAAAAGACATACATCTTTTGCTTCTGTTATGGTAAGTCCAGAAATTGATGATAATATTGATATTGAAATAGAAGATAAAGATATTAGAATTGATACATATAGAGCAAGTGGTGCTGGTGGACAACATGTAAACAAAACAGAAAGTGCCATTAGAATTACTCATATACCTACAAATATTGTAGTTCAATGTCAAAATGATAGAAGTCAACATAAAAATAAAGCAAGTGCATTAAAAATGCTTAAAAGTAGACTTTATGAATTTGAACTTGCAAAACAAAAAAGTGCAAGTGATGGTGTAGAAAAAAGTGAAATTGGTTGGGGACATCAAATCCGTTCATATGTACTTCAACCATACCAACAAGTAAAAGATACAAGAAGTAATATAGGTTACTCAAATGTATCAGCTATTTTAGATGGAGATATTACAAAAATTATTGAAGATGTTTTAATAGCAACATCAAAATAA